TTTGTCTTACTAATGGGAAGGTCGGGGCACTTTGCCTACTCCTAAAGGACCCCCAACGAAATGCGATCCTTTTCAGAAAAGTCAGGGCCACAAACTGTGGAGCAAAGGTCCACTCTGACATCCCGGGTCACCAGGAACCAGAATCGACCCGAGGGTACTGTTGTTTGTTTACTAGAAATGGTTGTGGGCTGGGGccgggagggggtgggcgggggtgggcagtgggtggtgtggttcacaagttcctaaagaagaaggatagccagctgggggaaggaaggctcttggggtgacttgtgagtggaggggccccaaaggaggtggcatgggagagggagaaggtgagGGCGAGGGAGGTTGGGAGTGTTTGTAGGTAGACTCGGTGAGACGAGGAGCCAGCCAGGAGCACAACAGGGAGTCAGTGATGTTTATGAAGGGTGCGATGAAGGGCAGCTAGAAAAAGCcacccaggcagcacacagcacggtACCATCATGGAAGACCCAGGGCGTTCAGGTGATAGGCATGTCTCCCCATGAGGCtgtcagcatcttgaaaggacccATTCACACTGGCCAAGCCAAGTGCTGAGCACATTCCAAAATATTCAGTGAATATTCGCAGTTGGAAGGCATTCTTCCTTCATCTTGCTGCCCCCAGGCACGGGGAGCTCCCTGTGTGGCGCCTGAGGCTGCTTTTCTATACTTCGCTAGAGGTCCGCCACCGCAGCTAGGGAAGCTAACCAAGGGTCTGGCCCTAGGGAGGACTGGGGTTTGGGCCAAGCAGGAGTCCCGCTGTGTTAGCcccagttgaccagagaaacaaattcatagacacgtatatgtgttttaaaagagaactttatatcaaagaaaaattgtacattaagaaaacatcccagcctagtccagatcaagtccttaagtctgatattagcccatatgtccgatactagtctataaatccctcttcctactcacgaaacacaagcaatgatgctgatgcaggaagatcacaggtcagtgggtggaaagtcttgtggacccagtggccgtggaggcatcccagcgctagcaggggtctccaagtggcccctgcggctccagggctctagtgtagctctgtgtgtcctgtcagcaggaatgtctcacaggaagcgaGCTATTGATTTCCgtgggcacctccaaatgaggtcatcaagctgcaacctgaatgacagcttagactccacccctccacaagttgacaccagagtatgttgcTCACCTGCTCTTGGGCCGTGTGGCCCCTCCTGGAGTAGGCGTGCGGCAGCCTCCTCCTTGAAAATCCCCTTCTATTTCTGGTGGTCCAGAGTCTCTTGGTCCCTCCCCAGTGAGCACTGCCCAGTGATACCCTGTGGCCTGCCCAGAGAGGGCATCTCATCCGTAAGTGGCTGGGTGCTGTTTATGTCAACatctacctcccaccccacttaagaGCTTGGCGTGCCTCCAACCGTGCCCTACCTGGATGAGGCCCCGACGCCGCTGCACTTCTACCGGGACTGGGTCTGCCCCAGCAGGCCCTGCATCGTGCGCAATGCCCTGCGGCACTGGCCCGCCCTGCAGAAGTGGTCGCTCCCCTATCTGAGGTGggtgcagccctgggctgggctaGGGTGATGGGCGAGCTGCCTTGTGGCATGTGGGCATGCTCTGAGAGCCCCTTCCCCTAGGGCCACGGTGGGCGCCACGGAGGTGAGCGTAGCGGTGACCCCAGATGGCTATGCTGATGCCGTGCGCGGAGACCGCTTCGTGATGCCAGCCGAGCGCCTGCTGCCCCTGTGCGGTGTGTTGGACgtcctggagggcagggcccgGCACCCTGGCGTGCTCTACGTGCAGAAGCAGTGCTCTAACCTGCTTACCGAGCTGCCCCAGCTGCTGCCCGACTTGGAGCCCCATGTGCCCTGGGCCTCCGAGGCTCTGGGTGAGAGGGGGcgactggggcagagggcagtcgttgagaatacacagcagaagcacacaccaagcttctacgctgacagctcagtgacattgattgtcttggcccacacccaccaccccatggccagggtcaggccctgccgcccTGGAAACCTTGACTGTTGACCGACTGCAAAGGATTAGTGCTCTAACTTTTGCCTGTGGGGGGCTGGGCCCACTCCCCAAGCCCTCCAAACCATGGCCTCTTCGCCACTTTTCCCTGGGATGCCCCTCGCTCACACGCAGCACCCCCGCCCACATCCCGTTGGGTGTTATCCCAGACCcgacctgcaggggacaaccgctcctaactctcctcctctgtcctgcagggaagaTGCCAGACGCTGTGAACTTCTGGCTGGGGGAGGCGGCCGCAGTGACGTCCTGTAGGTGTCTCTGGGATGCAGGGACAGGGAGgagccaggatggggccaagggtgggaggctggcctgGAGGGTCAGTCTACAATTCTGCGAACGGAGGAGGAGCGGCGTGGCAGCGTGGCGGGTGGGATGACTTTGGTGTGGGGGCGCACTAGACATCTCTCAGAGGGCACGTTGGCCCCGGAGGTGAACTTGGGAGAACCCTATGCGTGGATATTTACCTCTTTGGAGAGATGACCCGGATGGGGGCCTGGTGAGTGCCAAGTCCCTGGTGGCTGGGATCTGGAatgccctccaccccagcccccctGGGCATCTCCTTGAGTCTGGTTTGACTATgtcgttgagaatacacagagcagaagcacacaccaagcttctacgctgacagctcagtgacattgattccgtccctctagttggttcaaacgttctcaccctcccttcccgagttcttctccctgagggaaacgagggggcttcagaaactgtgtagaaaataatgggattccccctccccccttataaattcattgtcctccaggatcctggctgttctttgaagaggctgttttcagtctgagcccggatggagtttaaaagagcaccatgctcatggcagagggatggaGATCCTTTACTGGCTAAGTTGAACTAGTACTGGGCGTAAAGGAGACATCAGGGGACACTTTGGATGGAAGGTTGAAATCTTTATTCGCAGGACTTTCTCGTTTTTACACCCCTGGCTGTCTTGAGGCGCAAGGCTCTGGGTGGGCAGGTTCTGCCTCTCATGTGCCCTGCTCCGCCAACTCTGCCCaggaccttctttgtgttggcagtGCACAAGGACCACTACGAAAACCTCTACTGTGTCCTCTCTGGAGAGAAACATTTCCTGTTACACCCGCCCAGCGACCGACCCTTCATCCCCTATGGTAGGGCTGGGGCCTGCCTTACGCATGGGCCCCAAACCAGAGGAAGGGTAGCGAGGCTTCCCTGCCTGTGTCCCTGGGGCCAGGCAGCCAacaggagaggctgggaggaggtgtGAGGGGCTGGGAGCACTCTTTGCTGAGCTCCCCCTTTTTCTCTGGCATCAGAGCTGTACACCCCAGCAACCTACCGACTCACTGAGGCGGGCACCTTTGAGGTGGTGGATGAAGAGGCCATGGAGAAGGTGTCCATCTTGGCCCTGGGCCTCAGGGAGGGGCGGGCTCATCTATCTCAGGCAGGGAGGGGGACCCTCTGGGCTCCGAGGAGCAAGCGGGTCCCAAAGGTCCTGGGAAGGTGGCCCCTTCCTCCGTAAGGTCCCGCCTTCTGGGGCTGGCTTCCCAAGGCGGAGTGGAGGGGGATCTTTGGCCCTTACCATTGGCAAGGCCAAAGGCCGAGTTGCCCGGTCCTGCTCCGTCCCCAGGTGCCCTGGATTCCACTGGACCCCCTGGCACCAGATCTGTCCCGGTACCCACAGTACCGTGGGGCCCAGGCCCTCCGCTGCACCGTGCAGGCCGGCGAGATGCTCTacctgccggccttgtggttccACCACGTGCAGcagtcccagggctgcattgctggTGAGGAGCTACCGGCTTCggccagtgggtggggtgggctggggaggctctgggtcagagctgggccacccactcatgtgcttgctctccccacagtgaacttctggtacgacatggagtatgacctcaagtatagttacttccaactgctcgacaccctcaccaaggcctcaggcctggactagtggagcccccagggaacgtgcccccccacagctcagggggcactctggctcctccccagacGGGCCCCCACAGAGACACCCTGCAGTCTGCCTGACCCAGAATCCCATTTGGGTTGGGACCGACCCTGGAGACTCGTGGGTGATAGGAGGAGGACCAGGAAGTGCCAGGCAGGTGTCTAGGTCAGGGTTCCCAGAAAGCTGCCACGCAGGTGAGGCAGCCCCGTGGGTGGAGGCCAGCTGCTGCGTCCTCCCTCCTCTGTAAAGCTGTGAAGTGGAGATAATGATGGTCCCTACCTTTctggctgccctggggcctgGAGAGGGTTTCTGTAAGGGCCCACTCGCTCGCTCGAAGGACATGCTCAATAAAGCCGGGGAGGCTCCATGTGGTACCTGCTCCTTGTGGCTGTCTGTGTCtccgggagggtggggagggttcAGATGGAAACGTCAGAGAGAGGAGCTAGCTCCCTGTCTGTCCAGGGACCACAGCTTGTATTCCGGTCTGGTCGGCAGGCCAACCCTGTTGTAACTCTCTGCCAGGGCTCGTTGACTGGGACTCTGGTTTGCTTCGCGATGGGGTTGGTGGCCTGGGGACGAGCCTGTGTCTCCTAACCAGCACAGGGACCAGGGGACAgaaactgccccaccccccacccctgggctgctcctctgcagaaggaactggctttctcatactgcccccacaaaaggggagatgagcccccttcccctgggtgcccacctggagctccagtcctggccatctctggggacccaggtggcccaggccctggCTTTGAAGAGCTGTTTTTAGTAACAGCCACTCCCCTGCTGTGATGATAGGCTCCGGATACACCCCTCCTCCGGGTCTGCTTCAGTGGAGACTGGGCATTCCTGTCCTACTGGTACCTGGATGTTGCTACAAGCCTTGTTGGTGGGGACTCTGCCCTTGCCCTACCTCTGGCTGGtgcccagacctgtggcccctCCAAGCCACACCTTCCTGTCCTGCTCACACGGGTGGTTGGTGAGCTGTCCTGGAAGCAGGACCCGGCTGGGCAGGCTCAGGTGGTGTCTGCTGGGGGAAGTGGGTTTTCCAGGAAcccggcaggggtgggggaccttgAGCCCATGGGAGGGTGTCAGTAGCCCCAGTATAGGCTGAGGTGCCTCATTTCTTGGGCAGGGTGTGGGGCTTGGGCGGAGTGGAAGATGCAGGTGGGAGGGGCTAGGGAGGCCAGTTGGGACACActtggatcttggcttaaaaccccacagtcctcggcccagtggctactgctgcctttgctcgccccgcctgggacccccagcctcATGGCTCTGGTAAGACTGGCGTGGCGCTGGAGCCCACTCTGACCCTTGCTCCCCACCTGAGTCCTGGCTAATGCTTTCTCTGGAGGGCTGTGGCTGCGGTGGTCTTCCGGTGTAGGGGGCGTGTTTGCCAGCTTTGGGTAGGGGCATGGCTGGGCTGGGGATCCACAGAGCTTCTAGGCAGGGAGAGGCTCCtggctgctcccctgctccctctgagtcagtTGCCTGGGCTGTTGGGACCTGAGACTGATGAGATGGGTGACTTTCCCGGGCTCTTCCTCTGCCAGGAACCCCTGGGCGCATGCAGCTGGGACTTCCAACGGCAGCTGGGAGGCCAGTGAAAGGGTGTGCTGACACACGCTCCCTGGCCCCAGCACACCTGGCAGCGCTTCAGCCCAGAGCCCGGGGTGGTTTGGGATGGAGTCCTGGGGTCCCTTGTTTCTCTGCCCTCGGAGAACCTGGAGGGCGTAGGGCTTGGCGCCCATGGGCTGCCTGGCCTGAtaacctcccacctgccccagcacagaggtggcttccagaactgccccctgaccaggggtgggatgcacAGGGAGGAGCGAGTGAGCAAGCAGGAGCTTAGTCCTAGCAGGCTGCTCCCTCCATGCCCTTCTGTATGCCCACCCAGAGCTTTGTAAGCGAGGGCATGGGCTGGGGCAGACAGGTGGCAAGATGGGAGCCTGCTGGTTCCAGGAGAGGGAAGCGGAGAGCACAGCGATCCTGCCTCTGGATCTCCGGCCAGTTGCTGGGTCACCTCTCCGTCGCCTCCTCGTGAGGCAGCGTAGTAGCCGGCTGAGTTAATATATGGAAAGCCCTTGGGACAGACCTGTCATGGGTATTGTGTAAGTTCCTATGGACGTGCCCTGTCTCTTCTAGACTCGGGGTTCTGGGTGGCCTTGGCCCTGTTGGTGCAGGGTGAGCCCTCACAGGTGccccaacctcccttccatcGCCTGCGGCCTTTGGTCATGTCACCCCACAGCAAGCTTGTCCCCTCCCCGCTGCTCTGCAGGCCAAGTTGCCCGGGACCTGCCTGCTCACCATTCGTGTGCTGCAGGcccacagcctgcctgccagggacGTGGGTGAGTTGAccgagagaggaggagggaactgAGGTTGCAGTCGGAGCAGGGTAGGCACGGTGGGAGGTGGCAGGAGGGCTGGGCCTGCAAGGTCCTGGGAGGAGGGGGCTGCAAAGAGGGACGGGCAAGGGCTGGTGATGGAGGGTGGGGCTCGGTGCGTCCCCAGGGATCCCTCTGGTGGTGGACTCTGGGTGGCTGGGTTGGGGGAGAACTGGCCCTCATTTcttctcctcccagtgacccacCCTGACTTCTATGTGACCCTGTGGCTGCCCACGGCCTGCAACCACCGGCTCCAGACGCGCACGGTCAACAACTGCAGAAACCCTGTCTGGAACCAGAGCTTCCATTTCCGGGTGCACAGCCAGATCAAGGTGGGCCTGCCTCAGCCCAGCCCTGCGTACCCCcagcgccacccccaccccaccccccaacccatgGCCCTGTCCCGCTGCTCCCCTTCCAGAACATGGTGGAGCTGAAAGTCTTTGACCAGGACCTGCTGACCAGCGACGACCCCGTGCTGTCAGTGCTGTTTGACGTGGGCACTCTGCTGCCTGGGGAGTTCCGGCGCCAGAGCTTCTTGCTGAGCCCGCAGGCAAGACTCCACATGGGCGGCCACCCTCGGTACCACCAACGGGATGCTGCTTAAATGCCCCTCTTCAAAGAACTTGTTTACAGACCATGAGGTCAGGTTTCCCTGGTGCCCGAGGCCCTTGTCAACCGGGACCTGCTTCCCGAGGAGCGGCCCCCTCCTCAGGGCCATGttatggacagcagccctccccGCATTGGCACCCCTAGCTGGCATCTGGGTTGGAATCTGCACAtacccacactgacacacacactcacactcacattcacacccacacgcatcctcacacacatacacaggtacactcacatgcaagcacacgcactcaaccactgtcacactcacatgcacagccatgtggatacacatgcacacgcactcacatgtgcacacaaccactcacatgcatgcccacatacatgcacacgtctTACCTTTATAACTTGCTTCTTCAGGGTGGGGAGCGGTTCGACGTTGAATTCCGCCTGCGGAGTGTGTGAGTTGGGGGTTGCGGGGGTCAGGGGAGTTGGGGGTTGCGAGGTAGGGAGAGGGGCTCTGGGTCAAATCTCTCCCTTCTGGAAGGAGAGAGCCTCGTGCGCTCAGGGCTGGTGTCCTTCCCTGGCGACCCTCTGTGGTTGGAAGGACTGCCTAGGCTTCCTTGGGGGCAAGAACCTGACCCCCGCTCTTGGCTTTTCCCAGGACAGACTGTGCGGAGCAGCTCACCAGCAACGGTGTCCTAGTGGTGAGTCAGATTATTGTAGTGATTGATtcaggatcatagtagtgattcgggatcatagtgGTGATTTGGGATGGTAATGGTGACTTAGGATCATGGTACTAATTCGGGATTATGGTAGCgattcgggatcatagtagtgctttgtgatcatagtagtgctttgtgatcatagtagtgatttgggatcatagtagtgattcgggatcatagtagtgattcgggatcatagtagtgctttgtgatcatagtagtgctttgggatcatagtagtgatttgggatcatagtagtgatttgggatcatagtagtgctttgggatcatagtagtgctttgggatcatagtagtgatttgggatcatagtagtgatttgggatcatagtagtgatttgggatcatagtagtgatttgggatcatagtagtgctttgggatcatagtagtgattcgggatcatagtagtgattcgggatcatagtagtgctttgtgatcatagtagtgctttgggatcatagtagtgatttgggatcatagtaatgatttgggatcatagtagtgctttgggatcatagtagtgctttgtgatcatagtagtgctttgtgatcatagtagtgctttgtgatcatagtagtgattcgggatcatagtagtgattcgggatcatagtagtgatttgtgatcatagtagtgatttgggatcatagtagtgatttgtgatcatagtagtgctttgggatcatagtagtgctttgggatcatagtagtgctttgggatca
This genomic stretch from Tenrec ecaudatus isolate mTenEca1 chromosome 14, mTenEca1.hap1, whole genome shotgun sequence harbors:
- the JMJD7 gene encoding bifunctional peptidase and (3S)-lysyl hydroxylase JMJD7 isoform X2; this translates as MAEAALEAVRRELQEFPAAARELGVPPTVPYLDEAPTPLHFYRDWVCPSRPCIVRNALRHWPALQKWSLPYLRATVGATEVSVAVTPDGYADAVRGDRFVMPAERLLPLCGVLDVLEGRARHPGVLYVQKQCSNLLTELPQLLPDLEPHVPWASEALGKMPDAVNFWLGEAAAVTSLHKDHYENLYCVLSGEKHFLLHPPSDRPFIPYGALDSTGPPGTRSVPVPTVPWGPGPPLHRAGRRDALPAGLVVPPRAAVPGLHCCELLVRHGV
- the JMJD7 gene encoding bifunctional peptidase and (3S)-lysyl hydroxylase JMJD7 isoform X1, which translates into the protein MAEAALEAVRRELQEFPAAARELGVPPTVPYLDEAPTPLHFYRDWVCPSRPCIVRNALRHWPALQKWSLPYLRATVGATEVSVAVTPDGYADAVRGDRFVMPAERLLPLCGVLDVLEGRARHPGVLYVQKQCSNLLTELPQLLPDLEPHVPWASEALGKMPDAVNFWLGEAAAVTSLHKDHYENLYCVLSGEKHFLLHPPSDRPFIPYELYTPATYRLTEAGTFEVVDEEAMEKVPWIPLDPLAPDLSRYPQYRGAQALRCTVQAGEMLYLPALWFHHVQQSQGCIAVNFWYDMEYDLKYSYFQLLDTLTKASGLD
- the LOC142426729 gene encoding cytosolic phospholipase A2 beta-like; protein product: MEGGARCVPRDPSGGGLWVAGLGENWPSFLLLPVTHPDFYVTLWLPTACNHRLQTRTVNNCRNPVWNQSFHFRVHSQIKNMVELKVFDQDLLTSDDPVLSVLFDVGTLLPGEFRRQSFLLSPQARLHMGGHPRYHQRDAA